The genomic region GTATCTGGTTTGCCTATGCTGATCTTCGGAACGCTACCGGTTTGTCTTTTATTGAACTTTCGGATCAATTGAACCAATTTGGCAAAACCGCAATTCAAAATAATCCTGTCGATTATCTAAAACAGGTGCTTTTCCGATCGTGGGTCGATTTCTGGAAAGTCGACATGTACTGGAATTACCACGATTTTAAAGTTCCTTATATCAATAAGGTTTTTATCGGTATATGGTATATTCAAATGGCTATTTTACAATTGCTAAAAATCATTTTTGTAGTGCTGATTCCATTTCAGTTGCTTGACTTTTTTACCCGAAAAAAGATCACACCCGAATTTGTTTTCTCTATGATCATTTTTTGCACTTCCGTACTTCAGGCCATCAGTACTTATGGAAACAATTCCCGCTTTAGTTATCCGTTTGAATCTTTAATGGTTATCGTAGTACTATTGTATGGTAACCGAAAAGGATATCTGCCGTTGAGAAAACACTAATATATCCGACCATCTTTCTATACCACGGTTGTAATCCAACAATAATTACCAAAAAAAAACTACCTTGCAGTCGTATAATTGTTTTACGCAAGACACTTGAATGCCTTATGCTTTCTATATTAATTCCAACTTATAACTATGATATCAGCGAACTGGTTCGTACTCTTCTTCGGGAAGCAAATGCGCTACCATTGGCATTCGAAATTATCTGTTGGGATGACTGTTCAACTGATACGATAATTTCGGAGCGCAATAAGGCTTTGCATCAGGAATCCGAACATTATTCTTATTTTCGAAATGCATCCAATTTAGGACGTACTCAAACGCGGACATTACTGGCCCAAAAAGCTAAATACGAGTATGTACTGTTTCTCGATTCCGATGTTTTACCCGTATCAGATACGTTTTTACAAAACTATATTGCCGCAATTCCGAACAACTATCCTGTTCTTTTTGGTGGTTATCAATATCGTTCCGAACACCAAAACGAAGCCACGATTTTGCGATGGGAATTTGGGCGCTACAGAGAGTCACACACGGCTGCTGTCAGAAATACAAAACCGTATCATTATATTTTTTCCGGTAATCTACTAATGGATAAAAATACGTTTCTAAATCTCCCTTTTCCGGAAAATAACAGCTACGGTATGGATAGTTATTTTTCCTATCAACTCTATAAAAACACCATCCCAGTATACCACATCGACAATCCGATTTGGCATCTTGGTCTGGAAGAGAATATGATTTTTTTTCGAAAATCCCTGGAAGCGGTAAAAATACGGAAGCATTTCGCTCCGGAACTTCCCGGACTTGAAAACATCAATTCATTGATCAAACACTACAGCCGATTAAAACAGTGGCGTCTGGACAAGGTCGTTGGCTTCTTTTTCCGGATTTCCGAACCCTTGCTCCGCAAAATGATTTTAGGAAAAAACCGCAGTCTGTTTTGTCTGGACTTATATCGTTTGGGTTATATTTGTGTGGTAAACTAATCGAATATGGCTTTTTTTTCCGTCATTATCCCGTTATACAACAAACAGGACTACATTGAAAATACGGTAAGCAGTATTTTGAAGCAGACTTTTACGGATTTTGAAATCATCATCGTAAATGACGGATCCACCGATGCCAGTCTGGAAAGAGTAATGCATTTTTCCGATAACCGGATTCGTATATTCACAACCGAAAATCAAGGTGTTTCGGCTGCGCGTAATGTTGCGATGCGACACGCTTCCGGAATGTATTTTGCTTTTATGGATGCCGACGATTACTGGTATCCGCAGCATCTCGAAAAACTGCACGAGACGATTCTAACACTGAATCACCTGAGCGTTTTTACGACATTACTCGAAGTTGAAACCGCTAATGGGATTTATCCGGCGCACTACAGCAATTTGCCCGATACCATTATGGAAGAAGTCGATCTT from Flavobacterium sp. WV_118_3 harbors:
- a CDS encoding glycosyltransferase, whose product is MLSILIPTYNYDISELVRTLLREANALPLAFEIICWDDCSTDTIISERNKALHQESEHYSYFRNASNLGRTQTRTLLAQKAKYEYVLFLDSDVLPVSDTFLQNYIAAIPNNYPVLFGGYQYRSEHQNEATILRWEFGRYRESHTAAVRNTKPYHYIFSGNLLMDKNTFLNLPFPENNSYGMDSYFSYQLYKNTIPVYHIDNPIWHLGLEENMIFFRKSLEAVKIRKHFAPELPGLENINSLIKHYSRLKQWRLDKVVGFFFRISEPLLRKMILGKNRSLFCLDLYRLGYICVVN